The stretch of DNA GTCGAGACGACCGACGACGTCATCGCGATGGTCGGACGCTTCGAGCGTCTGGGCCTGCCCGGGTTCATCCAGCTCTTCGTCGACAACGACCCGGGTGACCCGGAGTCGTACGTCGTGTTCCTCGAGCAGTCCGGCCTGGGCCTGCCGGACGAGTCGTACTACCGCGAGGAGCGCTTCGCCGACATCCGGGCGAAGTACCGCGAGTTCGTCGCGTCGATGTTCCCGCTCGCGGGCTTCGCCGACGCAGGGCAGAGCACCGAGGCGGTCATCGCGCTGGAGACGGCGCTCGCCGCGGTGCACTGGGACAACGTGACGACCCGCGACAGCCAGAAGACCTACAACAAGATGACCTGGGACGAGGTCACGGCGCTGGCGAACGGCGCCGACCTGCACCTGTGGTGGCAGGCGATCGGTGCGCCGGCCGGTGCGTTCGAGACCGTCGTCGTGCGCGAGCCGTCCTTCGTCACCGGGCTCGCCGAGCTCCTCCGTTCGCAGCCGCTCGACGCGTGGAAGGACTGGCTGCGCTGGCAGGTCATCCGCGGTTCGGCGGCGTACCTGACGAGCGCGATGTCCGCGACGAACTTCTCGTTCTACGGCACGGCGCTCACCGGCGCCCCGAAGCAGCGCGAGCGCTGGAAGCGCGGCGTCTCGCTGGTCGAGGGTGCCATGGGCGAGGCCGTCGGCCGCATCTACGTGCAGGAGCACTTCGACGAGACGTCCAAGGCCGAGATGGACGACCTCGTCGCCAACCTGGTCGAGGCGTACCGGCAGAGCATCACCGCGCTCGACTGGATGACCGACGAGACCCGCGCCCGCGCCCTCGACAAGCTCGACAAGTTCACGCCGAAGATCGGCTACCCGGTCAAGTGGCGCGACTACTCGGCCCTGTCGGTCAGCCCCGACGACCTGATCGGCAACGTCCGCGCCGTCGCGAGCTTCCAGGTCGACCGCGAGCTCGGCAAGATCGGGAAGCCGATCGATCGCGACGAGTGGTTCATGACCCCGCAGACGATCAACGCCTACTACAACCCGGGCTTCAACGAGATCGTGTTCCCCGCGGCGATCCTGCAGTTCCCCTTCTTCGAGGCCTCGCGCGACGCGGCCGCGAA from Curtobacterium sp. SGAir0471 encodes:
- a CDS encoding M13 family metallopeptidase, giving the protein MTDVARTSGIHTDELDPDVRPQDDLYRYVNGTWIAETPIPDDKARYGSFTVLAEDAEVAVREIVERSQQAEPGTEERKVGDLYTSFTDEERLEALGTGPIDPLLGEIDAVETTDDVIAMVGRFERLGLPGFIQLFVDNDPGDPESYVVFLEQSGLGLPDESYYREERFADIRAKYREFVASMFPLAGFADAGQSTEAVIALETALAAVHWDNVTTRDSQKTYNKMTWDEVTALANGADLHLWWQAIGAPAGAFETVVVREPSFVTGLAELLRSQPLDAWKDWLRWQVIRGSAAYLTSAMSATNFSFYGTALTGAPKQRERWKRGVSLVEGAMGEAVGRIYVQEHFDETSKAEMDDLVANLVEAYRQSITALDWMTDETRARALDKLDKFTPKIGYPVKWRDYSALSVSPDDLIGNVRAVASFQVDRELGKIGKPIDRDEWFMTPQTINAYYNPGFNEIVFPAAILQFPFFEASRDAAANYGAIGAVIGHEIGHGFDDQGSQYDGDGRLQNWWTEADRQAFEERTKALIAQYDALVPTEVPDGHVNGALTIGENIGDLGGLSIAWKAYLLSLDGQEPPVVDGLSGAERFFLSWAQAWRMAIRPEEAARLLSIDPHSPNEFRCNQIVRNIDGYYEAFGVTESDAMYLDPAERVAIW